In Limosilactobacillus sp. WILCCON 0051, a single window of DNA contains:
- the pyk gene encoding pyruvate kinase, with translation MKKTKIVSTLGPASTDVDTIVKLINAGANIFRFNFSHGDHPEHLGRMNNVKKAQEITGKHVGLMLDTKGAEIRTTVEKDGKIEFNAGDKVRISMDDSIEGTHEKIAVTYPGLYDDVHVGGHVLFDDGLIDMIIDEKDEANHELVCTVQNHGLLGSRKGVNAPGVSINLPGITEKDSSDIRFGLEQGINYIAASFVRKPEDIEDIRALLKEKNMEDVQIFPKIESQEGIDNFEAIMEVADGLMVPRGDMGVEIPAENVPLVQKKMIRRCNEMGKPVITATQMLDSMEENPRPTRAEVSDVANAVFDGTDATMLSGESANGDWPVEAVSTMARIDVKAENNLDLFGTETFNFDKSDVTETIGSAVAQAAKDLDIKVIVAATSSGYTARMISKYRPNADILALTFDERTERGLMINWGVQPYVVDKPADTDEMFALAAKKAVELGFAKSGDKIIVVAGVPMGTPGATNLMRVETIK, from the coding sequence ATGAAGAAAACCAAGATTGTAAGTACCCTTGGTCCTGCAAGTACTGATGTTGACACGATTGTAAAGCTGATCAATGCTGGTGCCAACATTTTCCGTTTCAACTTCTCACACGGTGATCACCCAGAACACCTGGGCCGGATGAACAATGTTAAGAAGGCTCAAGAAATCACCGGTAAGCACGTTGGTCTGATGCTGGACACTAAGGGTGCTGAAATTCGTACTACTGTTGAAAAAGACGGTAAGATCGAATTCAATGCTGGTGACAAGGTTCGTATCTCAATGGACGACTCCATTGAAGGTACGCACGAAAAGATTGCTGTTACCTACCCAGGTCTGTACGACGACGTTCACGTTGGTGGCCATGTTCTGTTTGATGACGGTCTGATCGACATGATCATCGACGAAAAGGACGAAGCCAACCACGAACTGGTCTGCACGGTTCAAAACCATGGTCTGCTGGGTTCACGCAAGGGTGTCAACGCACCTGGCGTTTCCATCAACCTGCCAGGTATCACGGAAAAGGACTCCAGCGACATTCGCTTTGGTCTGGAACAAGGTATCAACTACATTGCCGCTTCCTTCGTTCGTAAGCCAGAAGATATCGAAGACATTCGTGCACTGCTGAAGGAAAAGAACATGGAAGACGTTCAAATCTTCCCTAAGATCGAATCTCAAGAAGGTATCGACAACTTTGAAGCAATCATGGAAGTTGCTGATGGCCTGATGGTTCCACGTGGTGACATGGGTGTTGAAATCCCAGCTGAAAACGTGCCATTGGTACAAAAGAAGATGATTCGTCGCTGCAATGAAATGGGTAAGCCAGTTATCACGGCTACCCAAATGCTAGACTCCATGGAAGAAAACCCACGTCCAACGCGTGCCGAAGTTTCTGACGTTGCCAACGCAGTCTTTGATGGTACTGACGCAACGATGCTGTCTGGTGAAAGTGCCAACGGTGACTGGCCAGTAGAAGCCGTTTCTACGATGGCTCGTATCGATGTTAAGGCTGAAAACAACCTGGACCTGTTTGGTACGGAAACGTTCAACTTTGACAAGAGCGACGTTACGGAAACGATCGGTTCTGCAGTTGCCCAAGCTGCTAAGGACCTTGACATTAAGGTTATCGTAGCCGCTACTTCTTCAGGCTACACGGCCCGCATGATCTCCAAGTACCGTCCAAACGCCGACATTCTGGCTTTGACGTTTGATGAACGGACTGAACGCGGTCTGATGATCAACTGGGGTGTTCAACCATACGTTGTTGACAAGCCAGCTGACACTGATGAAATGTTTGCTCTGGCTGCTAAGAAGGCAGTTGAACTTGGTTTTGCCAAGTCGGGCGACAAGATCATCGTGGTTGCCGGTGTTCCTATGGGTACGCCAGGTGCAACCAACCTGATGCGGGTTGAAACGATCAAGTAA
- a CDS encoding S1-like domain-containing RNA-binding protein, whose amino-acid sequence MNSALGKVVDAVMIDENDHDYFVQPARNGQTYRLPKDESPQVLHIGGSVRGFVYENENHQLQMTCQHIPTIQVDHYDFGTVVGVRRDLGVFVDIGLPNKDIVVSLDDLPSLKHLWPQKGDRLMMALKVDEKNRIWGQLADEGVFEAIANRPDPRMKNKDVKATVYRLKMAGTFAITDDYCLGFIHPSERDQEPRLGQQVSARVIGLSSHGSLNLSLKPRAYQAIGEDAQMLLEMLRRTPDHTLPFTDKSDPEKIRQEFGISKGQFKRAVGHLLKARLVSMVNGKLILIKDPDDE is encoded by the coding sequence ATAAATTCAGCACTTGGCAAAGTCGTCGATGCCGTAATGATCGACGAAAACGACCATGATTATTTCGTACAGCCAGCACGCAACGGCCAAACCTATCGCCTGCCCAAGGATGAAAGCCCACAGGTTCTGCATATTGGCGGTTCCGTTCGCGGCTTTGTCTATGAAAATGAAAACCACCAGCTGCAGATGACCTGCCAGCATATTCCAACGATTCAAGTCGATCATTATGACTTTGGGACGGTTGTCGGTGTTCGTCGCGACTTAGGCGTTTTTGTCGATATTGGTCTGCCCAATAAAGATATCGTCGTGTCACTGGATGATCTGCCAAGTCTTAAGCATCTATGGCCGCAAAAAGGCGACCGCTTGATGATGGCGCTTAAGGTTGACGAAAAAAATCGAATCTGGGGCCAGTTGGCAGATGAAGGCGTTTTTGAAGCCATCGCCAACCGCCCGGATCCCCGGATGAAAAACAAGGATGTCAAGGCAACGGTCTACCGCTTGAAGATGGCAGGGACGTTTGCTATTACCGATGACTACTGCCTAGGCTTTATTCACCCAAGCGAGCGGGATCAAGAGCCGCGGCTGGGTCAGCAGGTCTCGGCACGAGTAATCGGCCTATCCAGTCATGGCAGTCTTAACCTTTCGCTAAAGCCGCGTGCCTACCAGGCAATTGGCGAAGATGCTCAGATGCTTTTGGAAATGCTGCGCCGGACGCCAGATCATACGCTGCCATTTACTGATAAGAGCGATCCCGAGAAAATTCGTCAAGAGTTCGGCATCAGCAAGGGCCAGTTCAAGCGCGCGGTAGGACATCTTTTGAAAGCTCGGCTGGTCAGCATGGTTAATGGCAAGCTGATATTAATTAAGGATCCAGATGATGAATAA
- a CDS encoding tyrosine-type recombinase/integrase yields the protein MNKAPLQQAAADYIEQLRTERRLAQNTIASYQRDLQDAIRYLQDEHTDWQEVDQTAILAFLDQLKKQGVAQETINRHIVSLRQLYKFLRQTGQVDSNPLAQLTTAAAPAKPTPVLSADQAASLLSIPNVKNRTGLRDRAIFELLYATGMRVNELLSLKMADVDLNAQLVMPHDRAGRRRVVPISDTCGNWLKRYVSEARLELMRDDTDIFFLNNRGRALTRQAIWQKLRAAGSQAGIDLDVTPDVLRATFAHEMLANGADLRAVRVMLGHQSLSTTERYAPTADVHLAAQYRQYHPRSADREG from the coding sequence ATGAATAAAGCACCGCTGCAGCAAGCCGCTGCTGATTATATTGAACAGCTGCGCACTGAACGGCGGCTGGCCCAAAACACTATTGCCAGCTATCAGCGCGATCTCCAGGATGCCATCCGCTATCTGCAAGATGAGCATACAGATTGGCAGGAAGTTGATCAAACCGCGATTCTGGCTTTTTTGGATCAATTAAAAAAACAGGGCGTGGCTCAAGAAACCATCAATCGTCATATCGTTAGTCTGCGTCAGCTTTATAAGTTTTTGCGCCAGACGGGTCAAGTCGACAGTAATCCGTTGGCACAGCTGACGACCGCGGCAGCTCCGGCTAAGCCGACGCCGGTTTTATCTGCTGATCAGGCTGCCAGTCTTTTAAGCATCCCTAATGTCAAAAATCGGACTGGACTGCGTGATCGGGCAATCTTTGAACTGCTGTACGCAACCGGAATGCGAGTCAATGAGCTGCTGAGTTTAAAAATGGCTGACGTTGATCTTAATGCTCAGCTGGTCATGCCGCATGATCGCGCTGGGCGCAGGCGAGTCGTGCCAATCAGTGATACCTGCGGCAATTGGCTGAAGCGTTATGTAAGCGAGGCGCGGCTGGAATTGATGCGAGATGATACCGATATCTTCTTTTTGAATAATCGTGGACGAGCATTGACGCGGCAGGCAATCTGGCAAAAACTGCGGGCGGCTGGCAGCCAGGCGGGAATTGACTTAGACGTGACGCCAGATGTCTTACGGGCTACGTTTGCCCATGAGATGCTGGCTAATGGTGCCGATCTAAGAGCCGTACGAGTGATGCTTGGTCATCAGTCGCTAAGTACGACGGAACGCTATGCACCAACTGCCGACGTTCATTTGGCTGCCCAGTACCGTCAGTATCATCCGCGATCAGCTGACAGGGAGGGATAG